A stretch of the Solanum dulcamara chromosome 6, daSolDulc1.2, whole genome shotgun sequence genome encodes the following:
- the LOC129891603 gene encoding uncharacterized protein LOC129891603 gives MSILLTPFSYSYFSPKKAIINFSTIHGYAYNFNNSYPFHSSVLCSSQISQPPQISSQTPSPILIDKSLLCVSEAKSENELWAASCLRVRTFYGFHHETLNIEDHIKYLTEREFEALTERIAGKRVGFGRVSCINATLPFSEVSNVAYDLSTCKFSHDNADLVVVGTLDINQCIRLPDEITGMKPKGIGADFARGYLSNVCVAGELQRNGLGYALICKAKTVAKDMGISDLYVHVAIDNEPAKKLYVKCGFVQENEEPAWQARFLDRPQRLLLWTDLSNSSGDSM, from the exons atgtcaATCCTCCTCACACCATTTTCATACTCTTACTTTAGCCCCAAAAAAGCCATCATCAATTTCTCCACCATTCATGGATATGCCTATAATTTCAATAACAGTTACCCTTTTCACTCCTCTGTTCTTTGTTCTTCTCAAATTTCTCAACCACCCCAAATTTCTTCACAAACCCCATCACCAATCTTGATTGATAAATCTCTTTTATGTGTATCTGAAGCTAAATCTGAAAATGAGTTGTGGGCTGCTTCTTGTCTTCGTGTTAGGACTTTTTATGGATTCCACCATGAAACACTCAACATAGAA GATCATATAAAGTACCTGACTGAACGTGAGTTTGAAGCATTGACGGAACGTATCGCTGGGAAAAGGGTCGGCTTTGGAAGAGTTTCTTGCATCAATGCCACCCTTCCATTTTCAGAAGTCTCAAATGTTGCATATGATTTGAGTACTTGTAAA TTTTCTCATGATAATGCGGATCTAGTTGTTGTCGGGACCCTGGACATTAACCAGTGCATCAGGCTTCCGGATGAAATTACAGGAATGAAACCAAAG GGAATCGGAGCTGATTTCGCTAGGGGATACTTGAGTAATGTATGTGTTGCTGGAGAATTGCAAAGAAATGGCCTCGGCTACGCTCTTATTTGTAAAGCAAAGACGGTTGCTAAAGACATGG GAATAAGTGATCTATACGTCCATGTTGCCATCGACAACGAGCCAGCAAAAAAGTTGTACGTAAAGTGTGGCTTTGTGCAAGAGAACGAGGAACCTGCGTGGCAAGCAAGGTTCCTAGATCGACCTCAAAGGCTTCTTTTATGGACAGATCTCTCCAATTCTTCTGGTGATTCCATGTAA